The following proteins are encoded in a genomic region of Acidobacteriota bacterium:
- a CDS encoding TonB-dependent receptor, translated as MLAQTQPEQPPASARRDLRGQILDATQAGIPGARLILQSEGARNHETTTDAQGAFEFTKLATGTYHLLVSAAGFANYEQYLSVRSTDTERLNITLAVAAVKSTVDVTSERKSLSLAAHENADAVILRGELLRRLPHDPDQLLAVLQRMAGSLNGPLRISVNGVSDARMPPISTIKEIRINSDPFAALYHEPGSARVEIETKGGDEQVHAGGSFDFRHSVLDARNAFSLEKPPLKHEDYGGWWSSRLFNKRSFIFGSFDRRQHHEASLVSAYTPDGYYYDAVPAFSQYNFLNVRADFVPNERQTFGVFYDLNRGGEQGLGIGSFDLPERAYNLNARGQSWQAAWRAILSPTVINETQFRYAREHALTTTDNYNPAEEIAGAFNQGGSQCCDARNQNQRASLLENLTLSAGHHFIKTGGSLTGVRVADDSEQNFGGTFLYSGLSFYRLHRPILYTLNVGDPQLRFNLWNFAAYAQDDWRVAPRFTLSPGLRYETQTHLGDRNNLAPRLGFAWSPFKRDSTVVRGGAGLFYQQLAEAQLAQALRFDGVRQRQYIILRPRYPNPFGNLSLSDFPVSLMPLAADLRTPYQWHTALGIEQRLPKDATLTLTYNYERGLHLFRARDINAPLADHLRPRPALGRITQLESSASATTHRLSASYWQSLNEHVTLIANYTWARTLDDADGPDALPMDNYQLKLERGYAAHDIRHQVFLSALLSLPLGLEATPMFYFNTGRPYNITTGLDDNNDMIVNDRPAGVARNAGRGAAFNNVNLRLSREFTFGPQQTEGRPFGIECALDATNLLNHVNLADFNGVQTSPFFGRANAAYDARQLRVQINFNFH; from the coding sequence ATGCTGGCCCAAACCCAGCCAGAGCAGCCCCCCGCCTCGGCGCGCAGGGATTTACGCGGGCAAATACTGGATGCAACGCAGGCGGGAATCCCCGGTGCGCGCCTGATTTTACAAAGCGAAGGCGCGCGCAATCACGAAACAACAACCGATGCACAAGGCGCGTTCGAATTTACAAAGCTCGCAACCGGCACCTACCACCTACTGGTCAGCGCGGCAGGCTTTGCGAATTACGAGCAATATCTTTCGGTCCGAAGCACGGACACTGAGCGACTGAATATCACGCTCGCCGTCGCAGCGGTCAAGAGCACAGTTGACGTGACATCCGAGCGCAAGAGTTTAAGTTTGGCGGCGCATGAAAATGCCGACGCCGTCATTTTGCGCGGCGAGTTGTTGCGGCGCTTGCCGCATGACCCCGACCAGTTGCTGGCGGTTTTGCAACGCATGGCGGGTTCGCTCAACGGCCCGTTGCGGATTTCGGTCAATGGCGTGAGCGATGCCAGGATGCCCCCCATTTCTACGATTAAGGAAATTCGCATCAACAGCGACCCCTTCGCCGCGCTCTATCACGAGCCGGGCAGCGCCCGCGTGGAAATTGAAACCAAGGGCGGCGATGAACAGGTGCATGCGGGCGGTTCCTTCGATTTCCGCCACAGCGTCCTCGACGCGCGCAACGCTTTCAGCTTGGAAAAGCCGCCGCTGAAGCATGAAGATTACGGCGGCTGGTGGAGCAGCCGTCTTTTCAACAAACGCTCTTTTATCTTTGGCTCCTTTGATCGCCGCCAGCATCACGAGGCTTCGCTGGTCTCGGCTTACACGCCGGATGGTTACTATTACGACGCGGTGCCTGCATTCAGCCAATACAACTTTCTCAATGTGCGCGCCGATTTTGTGCCGAATGAACGCCAAACCTTCGGCGTGTTTTACGATCTCAATCGCGGCGGCGAGCAAGGCCTGGGTATCGGCAGCTTTGACCTGCCCGAACGCGCTTACAACCTCAACGCGCGTGGGCAGAGTTGGCAGGCGGCCTGGCGCGCGATTCTCTCGCCAACCGTCATCAACGAAACCCAGTTCCGTTATGCGCGCGAGCATGCGCTGACGACCACCGACAATTACAACCCGGCGGAGGAAATCGCAGGCGCGTTCAATCAGGGCGGTTCACAATGCTGCGATGCGCGGAATCAGAACCAGCGCGCCAGCTTGCTCGAAAATCTGACGCTCAGCGCCGGTCATCATTTCATCAAAACTGGCGGCAGCCTGACGGGCGTGCGCGTGGCTGATGACAGCGAACAGAATTTCGGCGGCACATTTCTCTACTCAGGGCTTTCGTTTTACCGCCTGCATCGGCCCATCTTGTACACGCTCAACGTGGGCGACCCGCAACTGCGCTTTAATCTCTGGAACTTTGCGGCGTATGCGCAGGACGATTGGCGGGTTGCCCCGCGCTTCACGCTCTCGCCCGGCTTACGTTACGAAACCCAGACGCACCTGGGCGACCGCAATAATCTCGCGCCCCGGTTGGGTTTCGCGTGGTCGCCGTTCAAACGCGATAGCACGGTCGTGCGCGGCGGCGCGGGGCTGTTTTATCAGCAACTGGCCGAAGCGCAACTCGCGCAAGCCTTGCGCTTTGATGGTGTGCGGCAGCGCCAATACATCATTCTGCGGCCACGCTATCCCAACCCGTTCGGCAACCTGAGCCTGTCCGACTTTCCCGTTAGTCTAATGCCGCTCGCCGCCGATTTGCGGACGCCCTATCAATGGCACACGGCGTTGGGCATTGAGCAGCGTTTGCCGAAAGATGCAACGCTGACGCTGACTTACAACTACGAGCGCGGCCTTCACCTGTTCAGAGCGCGCGACATCAATGCGCCACTGGCCGATCACTTGCGGCCGCGCCCCGCGTTGGGCCGCATCACGCAATTGGAATCTTCGGCCAGCGCGACAACGCACCGCTTGAGCGCCAGTTACTGGCAATCGCTCAATGAGCACGTGACGCTGATTGCCAATTACACCTGGGCGCGCACCCTCGATGATGCCGATGGCCCCGACGCATTGCCGATGGACAACTATCAACTCAAACTCGAACGCGGTTATGCGGCGCACGACATTCGGCATCAGGTTTTTCTGAGCGCGCTGCTCTCGTTGCCGCTGGGGTTGGAAGCCACCCCGATGTTCTATTTCAACACCGGCCGCCCTTACAACATCACGACCGGTTTGGATGACAACAACGATATGATCGTGAATGACCGGCCCGCCGGCGTGGCGCGCAATGCCGGGCGCGGCGCGGCTTTCAACAACGTCAACCTGCGCCTGAGCCGGGAATTCACATTCGGCCCCCAGCAAACCGAGGGGCGCCCATTCGGTATTGAATGCGCCCTGGACGCCACCAATCTGTTGAATCACGTCAATCTGGCGGATTTCAACGGCGTTCAAACTTCCCCCTTCTTTGGGCGCGCCAATGCCGCCTATGACGCGCGCCAATTGCGCGTGCAGATCAATTTCAATTTTCATTGA